The following are encoded together in the Armatimonadota bacterium genome:
- the rapZ gene encoding RNase adapter RapZ produces MQLVIVTGMSGAGKTLAIRAFEDMGYFCVDNLPPNLLPNLREFCRNSECADERIAVVVDVRSGELLSDLARALPILFDGFKKARILFLDASEEVLVQRFKETRRKHPLFDRCHGILESIALERKMLVDLKELADKVIDTSELDPARLKTEIVTYFGDDSSDAGLIITVTSFGFKWGLPLDADLVFDVRFLINPHYVPEMRPFDGRDQPVEEYVTNDPLTKEFMQRLLGLIDFSLPQYENEGKAYLNIAIGCTGGRHRSVVIANKLAAFLKGKNYKVIVKHRDVAKE; encoded by the coding sequence ATGCAGCTTGTTATTGTAACAGGGATGTCTGGCGCAGGAAAGACGCTTGCGATTAGGGCGTTTGAGGACATGGGTTATTTCTGCGTTGATAACCTTCCTCCAAACCTCTTGCCGAACTTGCGCGAGTTTTGCAGAAACAGCGAATGCGCCGACGAAAGAATTGCTGTTGTGGTAGATGTTCGCTCGGGGGAACTCCTTTCCGACCTTGCGCGGGCGCTGCCAATCCTTTTCGATGGGTTCAAGAAAGCTAGAATCCTCTTCCTCGATGCCAGCGAGGAGGTGCTCGTACAGCGGTTTAAGGAAACGCGCCGCAAACATCCCTTGTTTGACAGGTGCCATGGCATTCTAGAGAGCATAGCATTGGAACGAAAGATGCTTGTAGACTTGAAAGAGCTAGCCGACAAAGTGATAGACACCTCAGAGCTTGACCCGGCGCGCTTAAAAACTGAAATAGTGACTTATTTTGGAGACGACAGCTCGGACGCTGGACTAATTATAACGGTTACTTCCTTTGGGTTTAAATGGGGTCTTCCACTTGATGCAGACCTCGTTTTCGATGTTCGGTTCCTCATAAATCCCCATTATGTGCCTGAAATGCGCCCGTTCGACGGCCGCGACCAGCCAGTTGAAGAATATGTTACCAATGACCCATTGACAAAAGAGTTTATGCAGCGGCTTCTTGGTTTAATTGATTTTTCATTGCCGCAATATGAAAATGAAGGAAAAGCATATTTGAATATAGCAATTGGATGCACCGGGGGCAGACACAGGTCTGTCGTTATAGCCAATAAGCTAGCTGCCTTTTTGAAGGGTAAAAACTACAAAGTAATTGTCAAGCACAGGGATGTAGCAAAGGAGTAG
- a CDS encoding phage holin family protein, translated as MKGLAIRWLISVLALYATAFLAQKVGLEIRLTGAFSALLAVVILGIINALIRPIVVILTLPLNCLTLGIFTFLINGLMFWLAGQLVPGFVVKGPLAALFGSIVMGIISGLANNLIGHRK; from the coding sequence ATGAAAGGCTTAGCGATTAGGTGGCTAATTAGCGTGTTGGCTTTGTATGCAACTGCGTTTTTGGCTCAAAAGGTTGGATTGGAAATTCGACTTACTGGCGCATTTTCAGCTTTGCTTGCGGTGGTAATTCTTGGGATTATAAATGCACTAATCAGGCCCATTGTAGTAATCCTCACGCTTCCGTTGAATTGCCTAACGCTTGGGATATTTACATTTCTTATCAACGGCTTGATGTTTTGGCTTGCCGGCCAGCTTGTTCCCGGTTTTGTAGTGAAGGGGCCGCTTGCGGCATTATTCGGCTCGATTGTAATGGGAATAATCAGCGGCTTGGCAAATAATCTAATTGGACATAGGAAGTAG
- a CDS encoding methylated-DNA--[protein]-cysteine S-methyltransferase: MTKKIYRLIHTCFGWVGLLGDADGRICRLSLPVVTRDEAYCRLIKGTSELAIESDSDLDSIAEQIIRYFKGETVNFNCEVDLSGQNEFDRLVWDATSEIGYGDVRSYAWVAERIGRVGAYRAVGQSLAKNPIPLIIPCHRVIKSNGELGGFSGGIDMKARLLELERAAVV; encoded by the coding sequence ATGACCAAAAAGATATACAGATTGATACACACCTGTTTTGGCTGGGTTGGATTACTTGGAGATGCCGACGGTCGCATTTGCAGGCTTTCGCTCCCGGTAGTTACTAGGGATGAGGCTTATTGCAGGCTAATTAAAGGAACGAGTGAGCTTGCTATCGAATCAGATAGTGATTTAGATTCAATTGCTGAGCAAATCATTCGTTATTTTAAGGGGGAGACTGTTAACTTCAATTGTGAGGTAGATTTAAGCGGGCAGAATGAATTTGACCGCCTTGTTTGGGATGCCACGTCGGAGATTGGGTATGGAGATGTTCGATCTTACGCTTGGGTTGCTGAAAGGATTGGAAGAGTGGGGGCGTATCGCGCGGTCGGTCAATCGCTTGCCAAAAACCCAATCCCGCTTATAATCCCATGTCACCGCGTGATAAAATCAAATGGCGAGCTGGGCGGATTTAGTGGTGGCATTGACATGAAGGCAAGACTGCTTGAATTAGAACGTGCGGCAGTTGTGTAG